The following DNA comes from Lepidochelys kempii isolate rLepKem1 chromosome 9, rLepKem1.hap2, whole genome shotgun sequence.
GGGTGCCCAGGAGACTCTGGAACCTCTGTTGGGGGTAATCTTGCTTCTCACACTGGTTTGAAGACCCACTACATTGGCCTCAAACCTGCTGGAGGAGCATGAGACTTTGGATTCTAGAGGTGAAGCTGTTGGTACCACATCTCATGATACTGTGGCTGGTAGATAGGACCAGTGAATAGCACAGTGACTATGTAGCCCCTCTGGGAATGATCAGTTCTGAGAGTATTGTCAGTATAAACTGGGTATAGTATAGTCTGGGTCAGTATAAACTGCTAGGTCATGGAGGATGGTATAACCAGGTTTAGCAGATGGAGAGTGAGAGGGACTTCAGTCTCTAGGCAGAATCATCAGTGCAGAGTTGTGTTGATCTTCAATATCACCTGCTGTGTGTTGGGACCACTGAGTCCTCCTCCTTGTGGTGTGGTACTGCCGGTACATTCAGTGATTGATTCTTTTTCTCCCTTGGCGGTGCTCTGGTTGGTCCTTCCCACTCTCCCACCCCCCGTACAGGCAGTGGTTTTGGAGTATACTTGGTTCTCAATGCCCCCAGTACTGACCCTTGCTCCTTGTGAGCTTCAGACATGCCCATACTGGGGTGCGGACTCTCACCTGTCTGACTGGGAGGGATTTCTCCTGCTTCTTATGAGGATACTTCTTTACTCTCCTCTCATCTCTGCCTAGTAGAGTCCCCATAGGACGAGGGAATGTCAAGTCTGGAGGGGCACTACTTCGTGGTTCCTATGTACAGGGGGGTTAGAAGGTCCAGGATCAGACTGGGGCCTCATGGAATGCTCCATCATGTCTTCAGAGTTGGCATTTGAATGTTTGTTGTATATGAGGTGGAAAAGAACCTGGAGGGAACATGATCCTCCCCTGGCAATATAAGCAGGAGTCATGGGGATCACTGACTGGGAAGACCCAGGGACAGGCTATGCAGCACTTGAAGCCCAGGGATCTTGGGCATACTAGGTTCCCCCGAACTGTGAGAGCAATTGGGTTGGGGGAACCCCTAATCCCAAAATTGCCATCTAACTATATGTTAAAACTAACGACCCAAATATAAAGTTATTTACcataaaaaaaatgattaggaagGCAGGAACACTAGGACAGCTTCAGACACTGAGGAATAACAGCTAAAGTACCAGTTTAGCAGCTGGGACCTTGGTTGATAAATTCCATGTTACTGTAGGCTGGTCATTaaaattgtaatttattttaaaccagTTCATTATATATAAACTAAATTGTATAAATGgactattttttgttgttgttataggAAATGCATCATTTTGAGGAGGAATTAACTTGTTCCATTTGCTATAGTATATTTGAAGACCCACGTGTACTACCATGTTCTCACACATTTTGTAGAAATTGTCTGGAAAGCATTCTCCAGCTATCAAGCAACTTTTCCATATGGAGACCACTAAGACTTCCACTGAAGTGTCCCAACTGTAGAAGTATTGTTGAAATTCCTCCATCTGGTACTGAGTCATTACCTATCAACTTTGCATTAAAGGCTATCATTGACAAATATCAGCAAGAAGACCACCCAGATGTTGCAACATGTAGTGAACATTATAGGCAGCCATTAAACGTTTATTGTCTTTTGGATAGAAAATTAGTGTGTGGCCATTGTCTTACAATAGGTAAACATCATGGTCATCCCATAGATGACCTTCAGAGTGCCTAcatgaaagaaaaggagactcCTGGGAAACTCCTTGAGCAATTAACTGATGAACATTGGACTAATGTATGTTTCCTCATTGAAAAGTTGGAAGAACAGAAATCTTATTGTGAAAACATTGTTCAAGATGATAAGAAAGCTGTATTGCAATATTTTAAGAAACTTAATGACACACTGGAGCATAAAAAGCAAGCTTTGCTAGCTGCTTTGGATGAAGTTAATGCTCACATTTCTGAAGAATATGCACCACTCGTTGAAAACATGAAAAGAATCAGAGAAGAACAGCTTGATTTAATGTCACTGAACACATCTGTTCAAGAAGAGGAGTCTCCACTTCTTTTCCTTGAAAAGGTTGATGATGTGCGCCAACGCATAAAAGCTTTGAAACAAAAGCAACTACCAGATATCAAACCTGTTGAAGTTTATCCACGAATAGGACAGCTATTGAAGGATGTGTGGTCCAAAACTGAAATTGGTCAGATTAACAAGATCCTCACTCCAAAAATAAAGCTGATTTCAAAAGGGAAGGTATGCCACAAAGGCAGTGAGAAGGAAAGAGGACAGTCTAAGGAATTGCTCCAGTCTATAAACCCTCTAACAGTGATGTTAATTTCTATGACGATAGTGATAATTATGATTTCATTTACTAAACCTGTATTGTCAGTTGTAAATGAAGTAACTTTGATCTATATTTCAGACATCTTGCAGTTTGTTTATCAAGATCTATGCAACAACTTGCAGGCAGTAATGGAAATGCTATGCCATACATCTAATTTACTGATGGAATTCATGGGGAgaattgtttctttttctttctgagtatCTGAAATACTGAGATTAGCAGTTAGGATAATTATAGGAATTGTTGTTATGTCTGAACTCTTGtacaaggcttttttttttagtttttatctAAATGCTATTGAAATAATAGATCCTTTACAAAAAATTTAAACTGGTTCTCTAGATTAATTAGTCCCAGAATCCGTACACCGGATCACCCCCATCTGCAGAAATATGTGAAGGACAAGACTGAAGAGTGTGTGGGGCAGGGTTCTCAATACCCCAATTTTCCCCTTATCTTTTCCTGTCCTTTGCCCCCACTACCCTGCCCATTTCTGAATCTCTGCTTTTTGCTGATTATCGTTCAACTCAATGAGAGCTGGATGGTAATTCCTCCTAAAGTAGTATGTACCACTCTTCAGTTGCATGTAAGGGGTCACAGTCAAATACATTGCTACTTCATCAGTTGCCCATACTAATTTGTAATGTAGGAGAGCCTAAAGATACTAAACATACATctccaggaaaaaaatcaagaacaAGTCAGAACTGATGCATATTATCTCTAAGAAAGCCATAAGTTCACAGATTCCAACCTAGGAAAGGCAGTTTCCAACAGACTGTAACTACTTCTCAAGCATCTACTACCCAGTCCGTTCTTTAAACTAATTTTTTAGGTAGGGTGTGGCTAAAAGTACCACAGAATTAAATATGGGAAGAGAAGACAAATCCTAGAGTTTCAGACATTAAAACTGAGCTGGGTAAATCAGTGTTGAGCCAGTCATTGGCTCCAGTGTAGAAAAAGTGTATATTATAAGTATTTGTATATTGCATTTTAGTAGACCTACTACACTATCTACAGTGAAACCATTTTTTGGTCATTAAATCATTTATGAAATGACTGGGGTTCATCCTGTTGGCTCCAGGCTGTTAGTTGGATCATATTGCTTCAAGTTTCCTTATGTACATCATGCATAAGTGATCTTGTATCTTTCAAGTAGATGCGGGTGCTACTCTAAAACTTTTGGGATAATATTCCTTGGTAAAATGTAAAAGTACAGTCCCGAAAAGTGCTGAATGTGTGCTGCTTTACTAAATGacataaatatgcaagcaagaaatTCTAGTTAagatatggggtgaaatcctgcacTGTAGTAAATGGCAGAACACCCacagacttcactggggccaggatttcatcttatttatttattttttaaagaaaaagctgTAAAAAATAATGTGAAAATGCAGTGTAAATGTCTTCTTAAATATTACTGCacatacatttaatttgaaatgTAGTCTActttactctgaaacaaaaatgttgacACCCTTCCTCTATAATCAAATTAAGTGTAGTATATTCCATTAGTTAAAATACAAGGGACTGATTAtgtccccactgaagttaatttttAATAGGTTGATTGATTTACACTTAACAGTGAAGATTTCCCAGTAGCATGAGTCTTTGGATTGATGCTATGGGAATAACTCCGCACACATGAGCTCCAAATGGTAGGTTAATTTTGATGCCagttcttcttttttaaaaaaaaaaaaaaatttaaaaatactgtttgcAACATATCAACAAAtgtgtttttagtttttttaaaaaagttcattTAAACGCAACATGCCCGCTTAAACTAAGCGATTAGCATTCATGTAGcacttcacattttaaaagccttatttaaaaaaaaacatacataTTCAAGGCATGATCCTGCAAAATGCCAAGAACCTtcaattcccattcacttcagtgggagttgaggatggTCAGCATCTCACAGTATCAAACCCCAAGTTAAAGCATTAGTAGTCTTAACTGTCAGTGTTGGGCATGTTCAACACCAaccaggattgggcccttgatCCTGTAAAGTGGTATTTTAAGCGATCGTTCTTGTACCATACAAACCAGGCTCTACATACCAACTAGCAATTTGTGCACTCAATTTTAAAACTCAGGCCCAAAATgtagagtttaaaaaaatccaacacaCAATGTAATACTTAGAAGTGTTTGTGATTATTTTATAAAAGAAATTATAATAGTATATCTTTGTTTAGAGCTGGAAATGCCTCTGTaacagagtttacaatctgaacaAAGTAGCAGTATGTTAGGTCAGGAAAATGGAAagtaaaactaatttttttcattgttcagcCAGAAAGTAATGGAAATAAGCAGCCAGCATAAAGAGGAATCCAATCAATTTTATGCAGAGGTGTGTTTCTAAAAAGTTACATTTGAGGTAAGGC
Coding sequences within:
- the TRIM59 gene encoding tripartite motif-containing protein 59 isoform X1, encoding MGKQILCSLDGTKYPFSIFFRMKAWRAGLCQIVLAGSNMEMHHFEEELTCSICYSIFEDPRVLPCSHTFCRNCLESILQLSSNFSIWRPLRLPLKCPNCRSIVEIPPSGTESLPINFALKAIIDKYQQEDHPDVATCSEHYRQPLNVYCLLDRKLVCGHCLTIGKHHGHPIDDLQSAYMKEKETPGKLLEQLTDEHWTNVCFLIEKLEEQKSYCENIVQDDKKAVLQYFKKLNDTLEHKKQALLAALDEVNAHISEEYAPLVENMKRIREEQLDLMSLNTSVQEEESPLLFLEKVDDVRQRIKALKQKQLPDIKPVEVYPRIGQLLKDVWSKTEIGQINKILTPKIKLISKGKVCHKGSEKERGQSKELLQSINPLTVMLISMTIVIIMISFTKPVLSVVNEVTLIYISDILQFVYQDLCNNLQAVMEMLCHTSNLLMEFMGRIVSFSF
- the TRIM59 gene encoding tripartite motif-containing protein 59 isoform X2 gives rise to the protein MHHFEEELTCSICYSIFEDPRVLPCSHTFCRNCLESILQLSSNFSIWRPLRLPLKCPNCRSIVEIPPSGTESLPINFALKAIIDKYQQEDHPDVATCSEHYRQPLNVYCLLDRKLVCGHCLTIGKHHGHPIDDLQSAYMKEKETPGKLLEQLTDEHWTNVCFLIEKLEEQKSYCENIVQDDKKAVLQYFKKLNDTLEHKKQALLAALDEVNAHISEEYAPLVENMKRIREEQLDLMSLNTSVQEEESPLLFLEKVDDVRQRIKALKQKQLPDIKPVEVYPRIGQLLKDVWSKTEIGQINKILTPKIKLISKGKVCHKGSEKERGQSKELLQSINPLTVMLISMTIVIIMISFTKPVLSVVNEVTLIYISDILQFVYQDLCNNLQAVMEMLCHTSNLLMEFMGRIVSFSF